One Helianthus annuus cultivar XRQ/B chromosome 12, HanXRQr2.0-SUNRISE, whole genome shotgun sequence genomic region harbors:
- the LOC110895756 gene encoding alpha/beta hydrolase domain-containing protein 17C: MGGVTSSMAAKFAFFPPTPPSYRVVVTTDSNSLRMTDVPERGNVDVLKIKTKRGTEIVAVYVKNPAAKLTILYSHGNAADLGQMYELFCQLSLHLRVNLMGYDYTGYGRSSGKPTEHNTYADIEAAYRCLVETYGVKEEDVILYGQSVGSGPTLDLASRLPRLRAVVLHSPILSGLRVMYPVKRTYWFDIYKNIDKIPLVRSPVLVIHGTEDDVVDCTHGKQLWELCAEKYEPLWVKGGNHCDLELFPEYIRHLKKFISAVEKSDRLKNLSGPLTDNGDKQHRMSTDCRDKHRPSTDNSRLSTDCRDKSRSSVDRREKSKKNTETGRRSTNTIDQPEKARNSIDRFGGMVRSAVLCNIDCFRPHGSTRVGRS; this comes from the exons ATGGGTGGTGTGACGTCATCCATGGCGGCCAAGTTCGCCTTTTTTCCACCTACTCCGCCGTCCTACAGGGTGGTGGTGACCACCGACTCCAACAGCCTCAGGATGACCGATGTCCCCGAGAGGGGAAACGTCGACGTTTTGAAGATTAAGACTAAGAGGGGTACGGAGATTGTGGCGGTGTATGTTAAGAATCCAGCTGCCAAGTTGACGATTCTCTACTCTCATGGTAACGCCGCTGATCTGGGTCAGATGTATGAGTTGTTTTGTCAACTCAGTCTTCACCTCCGAGTCAACTTGATGGG GTATGACTATACTGGGTACGGGCGGTCTTCTGGCAAG CCAACTGAGCACAACACTTATGCTGACATAGAAGCTGCATATAGATGTCTCGTAGAGACATACGGTGTGAAAGAAGAAGATGTTATATTATACGGTCAGTCCGTCGGTAGCGGGCCCACTCTGGATTTGGCATCGCGTTTACCGAGATTAAGGGCTGTAGTTCTTCACAGCCCAATCTTGTCTGGGCTTAGAGTCATGTATCCTGTCAAACGAACATATTGGTTCGATATATACAAG AATATTGATAAGATACCGTTGGTCCGGTCTCCTGTTTTGGTAATCCAT GGAACTGAAGATGATGTTGTAGATTGCACTCATGGTAAGCAGCTTTGGGAGCTATGTGCAGAAAAGTATGAACCGTTATGGGTAAAAGGCGGTAACCACTGTGACTTAGAGCTCTTCCCTGAGTACATAAGACATCTTAAAAAATTCATCTCGGCCGTTGAGAAGTCAGACCGCTTGAAAAACCTATCCGGGCCCCTCACTGATAACGGTGATAAGCAGCATCGTATGAGTACAGATTGTAGAGATAAACACAGACCTAGCACAGATAACTCAAGGCTGAGCACAGATTGTAGAGATAAATCAAGATCCAGCGTTGACCGAAGAGAAAAGTCAAAGAAGAATACGGAGACTGGCAGGAGGTCAACCAACACCATTGACCAACCGGAGAAGGCAAGAAATAGCATCGATCGGTTTGGAGGTATGGTGCGATCGGCTGTCTTGTGCAATATAGATTGTTTCAGGCCTCATGGATCAACACGGGTAGGAAGATCATAA